Proteins co-encoded in one Thermomicrobiales bacterium genomic window:
- a CDS encoding diphosphate--fructose-6-phosphate 1-phosphotransferase, giving the protein MVAQSGGPTVVINASLAGAISEAQQSRRFDAILGSRNGIEGVLAGAFFDLTRLTSDRLARLRVTPSAALGTSRHRPTDDEIVRLLDQLHTLDIRAFVPIGGNDTAETALRLGAAAANRGQELRVIAVPKTIDNDLPETDHCPGYGSIARYTALAVRDAAFDTRAMSQIYPVKIVEVMGRNAGWLTASGSLAFDDTLPRPILCLPERPVSGFDDLAELVTAAVELDGYAVLVTPETMRWSDGTPVGGATPEWVDAFGHAYYRGVGSTLARELSRRIGNQARYDKPGTIARMAMASASSVDLAEAEQVGREAVRRAIAGETGVMVTIQRASDQPYNACYGTAPLERIASVERRLPDDMIDPSGHDVTPRFRAWALPLLGDPLPEYEVLV; this is encoded by the coding sequence CTGGTCGCTCAATCAGGCGGTCCGACCGTGGTCATCAACGCCAGCCTGGCCGGCGCTATCTCCGAGGCTCAACAGAGCAGGCGATTCGACGCGATCCTCGGATCCCGGAACGGAATCGAGGGGGTGCTGGCCGGCGCATTCTTCGACCTGACTCGATTAACTTCCGACCGGCTCGCGCGGTTACGAGTCACCCCATCGGCAGCGCTCGGCACGAGCCGGCATCGTCCGACGGATGATGAGATCGTGCGGCTTCTCGACCAGCTCCACACGCTTGATATCCGCGCCTTCGTCCCGATCGGTGGCAACGACACCGCCGAGACGGCGCTGCGACTGGGAGCAGCAGCTGCAAACCGTGGTCAGGAGCTGCGGGTCATCGCTGTGCCAAAGACGATCGACAACGATCTACCCGAGACCGACCACTGCCCCGGCTACGGCTCGATCGCCCGCTACACCGCCCTCGCAGTCCGCGACGCGGCGTTCGACACCCGCGCGATGAGTCAGATCTATCCGGTCAAGATCGTCGAGGTGATGGGGCGAAACGCCGGGTGGCTTACCGCCTCGGGCAGTCTCGCCTTCGACGACACCCTGCCACGGCCGATCCTCTGTCTGCCCGAGCGGCCGGTTAGCGGATTCGACGACCTCGCCGAACTGGTGACTGCCGCTGTCGAGCTCGACGGCTACGCGGTGCTGGTGACACCCGAGACCATGCGCTGGTCCGACGGCACGCCAGTCGGCGGCGCGACGCCGGAATGGGTCGACGCCTTTGGGCACGCATATTACCGTGGCGTCGGCAGCACATTGGCGCGCGAGCTCAGCAGACGCATCGGCAACCAGGCACGATACGACAAGCCGGGAACGATCGCCCGAATGGCGATGGCGTCGGCGTCGTCCGTCGATCTGGCCGAGGCGGAGCAGGTCGGGCGAGAGGCGGTCCGTCGCGCGATTGCCGGCGAGACCGGAGTGATGGTCACCATCCAGCGTGCCAGCGACCAGCCATACAACGCTTGCTACGGAACCGCGCCGCTCGAGCGGATTGCGTCAGTCGAGCGACGTCTCCCCGATGATATGATCGATCCCTCCGGTCACGATGTCACACCACGCTTTCGCGCCTGGGCGCTGCCGCTGCTGGGTGACCCGCTGCCGGAGTACGAGGTACTCGTATGA
- a CDS encoding ABC transporter permease, with amino-acid sequence MVLTLVVRRLIALVFVLVALSAITFSLSHVVPSDPARAIAGPRASAEAVEKIREEYGLDKPLMTQYISYVTGIVRLDFGKSLTTRRPVAVDLREYLPATIELTLYAVVFAVAVGLPLGVVSAVRRNTAIDAFGRVISVLGLSIPSFWLALMLQFFLFSRLGLLPDGQRLPVGVDPPRTITHLFTIDALLTGNLSVWWTAMQHLLMPAFVLGFGGLAVITRMARAGMLEVMGQDYIRTARAKGLASRAVVVRHGLKNAMLPAITVIGLQIGLLLGGAVLVEIVFSWPGIGRYAFQAIQNMDQNAVISVTLVIGAGYVLMNMFVDIAYVLVDPRLRTK; translated from the coding sequence ATGGTCTTGACATTGGTCGTGCGTCGCCTCATAGCGCTCGTCTTCGTGCTGGTTGCGCTCTCAGCCATCACGTTCTCTCTGTCGCATGTCGTCCCGTCGGACCCTGCGCGGGCGATCGCCGGCCCGCGCGCCAGCGCGGAGGCGGTTGAGAAAATCCGTGAGGAGTATGGTCTCGACAAGCCGCTGATGACGCAGTACATCAGCTACGTGACCGGCATCGTCAGGCTCGATTTCGGCAAGTCCCTCACAACACGCCGACCCGTCGCCGTCGACCTGCGTGAATACCTGCCGGCGACAATCGAGCTCACACTCTATGCGGTTGTCTTCGCTGTCGCGGTCGGGCTGCCGCTCGGGGTCGTGTCGGCAGTTCGGCGCAATACCGCAATCGATGCGTTCGGCCGTGTTATCTCGGTGCTTGGTCTGTCGATCCCCTCGTTCTGGCTTGCGCTGATGCTGCAATTCTTCCTGTTCTCACGACTAGGGCTCTTGCCAGATGGCCAGCGGCTGCCGGTCGGCGTCGACCCCCCGCGGACGATCACGCACCTGTTCACGATCGACGCTTTGCTGACCGGCAACCTCAGCGTGTGGTGGACGGCGATGCAGCACTTGCTGATGCCGGCGTTCGTTCTGGGCTTCGGTGGCCTGGCCGTCATCACCCGGATGGCTCGCGCCGGCATGCTTGAGGTGATGGGGCAGGACTACATTCGCACCGCGCGAGCGAAGGGGTTGGCGTCACGCGCCGTCGTCGTTCGCCACGGGCTGAAGAATGCAATGCTGCCCGCAATCACCGTCATCGGCTTGCAGATCGGCCTGTTGCTGGGTGGCGCGGTGCTGGTCGAGATTGTCTTCTCCTGGCCGGGTATCGGCAGGTATGCGTTTCAGGCCATCCAGAATATGGATCAGAACGCCGTCATTTCGGTCACGCTTGTCATCGGCGCGGGTTACGTGCTGATGAACATGTTCGTCGATATCGCATACGTTCTGGTGGATCCGAGGCTACGAACGAAATGA
- a CDS encoding MFS transporter, with protein MEEEPAGRISPYHLYLLVSGATSLFLWLAFSVNLVFQVERVGLSPLELVLVGTVLEGTYFLFEIPTGVIADVYSRRLSVIVGTALLGAGLLVVATPSFAVILLGNVIMGIGYTLISGALEAWVVDEIGEQRAGHAFLRGSQAEQVGMLIATPIGVGLATMRLNLPIIIGGGLMLALAGLLVVTMTEHGFQRTPREDRNSWGHMRETFLDGARLTRRRPVLLTIFAIAFFMGMSSEGFDRLSPAHLLQSFALPAVGDLKPVVWYGILTFTAALLRIGAAEVLRRLVDTNSHAAVTRVLLGIDTLLVIAMAGFALAGSFAVAAIAFVAATVLRGINSPLTSAWINQSVDPRVRATVISMSGQADAIGQVAGGPGIGAIGSTMSLRAALSAATLALVPSLLLYTRALQQGEAPVVELEDDAPEEVTASS; from the coding sequence GTGGAGGAGGAACCCGCCGGCCGGATTAGTCCGTACCATCTCTATCTGCTCGTCTCCGGCGCCACCTCGCTCTTTCTGTGGCTGGCATTCAGTGTCAATCTCGTCTTCCAGGTCGAGCGAGTTGGCCTCAGTCCCCTTGAGCTGGTGCTGGTCGGGACGGTGCTGGAGGGGACCTATTTCCTGTTCGAGATTCCGACCGGTGTCATCGCCGATGTCTACAGCCGCCGGTTGTCGGTAATCGTCGGAACCGCGCTGCTTGGGGCCGGACTACTGGTCGTCGCGACGCCATCGTTTGCAGTGATCCTCCTGGGGAACGTCATCATGGGAATCGGCTACACGTTAATCAGCGGGGCTCTGGAGGCCTGGGTCGTCGACGAGATCGGCGAACAACGAGCGGGGCACGCCTTTCTGCGCGGGTCACAAGCCGAACAGGTGGGGATGTTGATCGCCACGCCGATCGGCGTCGGGCTGGCGACGATGCGGCTGAACCTGCCGATCATCATCGGCGGAGGGTTGATGCTGGCCCTCGCCGGCCTGCTCGTCGTGACAATGACCGAGCACGGCTTTCAGCGAACCCCGCGCGAAGACCGCAATTCGTGGGGCCACATGCGGGAGACGTTCCTCGATGGCGCGCGCCTGACCCGCCGCCGGCCAGTTCTGTTGACGATCTTCGCGATTGCCTTCTTCATGGGCATGTCGAGCGAGGGGTTCGACCGCCTCTCACCGGCCCACTTGCTCCAGAGCTTCGCGCTGCCGGCCGTGGGCGATCTGAAGCCGGTGGTCTGGTACGGCATCCTGACCTTTACTGCAGCGCTGTTGCGAATTGGGGCGGCCGAGGTTCTTCGGCGTTTGGTTGACACCAATAGTCATGCGGCGGTCACTCGCGTCCTGTTGGGGATCGACACGCTCCTGGTCATCGCGATGGCCGGGTTCGCTCTGGCCGGCAGCTTCGCGGTCGCCGCGATCGCGTTCGTCGCCGCGACTGTGCTGCGCGGGATCAACAGCCCACTCACATCGGCCTGGATCAACCAGAGCGTCGATCCACGAGTGCGCGCGACGGTGATCTCGATGAGCGGACAGGCGGACGCCATCGGTCAAGTCGCTGGCGGACCAGGGATTGGGGCGATCGGGTCGACGATGTCGTTGCGAGCCGCTCTCAGCGCCGCAACGCTGGCGCTCGTGCCGAGCCTGCTGCTCTACACGCGCGCTCTTCAGCAAGGGGAAGCGCCAGTTGTCGAGCTGGAGGACGATGCTCCTGAGGAGGTTACCGCGAGTTCGTGA
- a CDS encoding ArgE/DapE family deacylase, translating into MIRIDRETLIEATAELVRIPSINPSLVPGAEGERAIAEAIAARLRRTPGIEVELQDAGDGRPNVIASVGNGPGRTLMLNGHIDTVGIAGMDDPFSGRAEGNRLYGRGSSDMKAAMAAAMVLLEAIARADDFPGRLIVTFVADEEHSSIGTQAICREIDRRRPDAALVLEATGLDLIVAHKGFVWATITTHGFAAHGSQFALGVDAIAHMGRVLTGLEEYARELIARAPHPLVGPPSMHASVIHGGQELSSYPHACVLEIERRTIPGETRESVDEELRAILDRLEGEDEQFRATLEIGVVRDAFEITPDAEIVTTVCRVAGGKRGVAPKITGAAGWMDSSLLDQAGVPVAVFGPGGEGAHGLVEWADLDVLETFATILSRVCYDFCAGN; encoded by the coding sequence ATGATCCGTATCGATCGCGAGACGCTGATCGAGGCGACTGCCGAGCTGGTTCGCATTCCGTCGATCAATCCGTCGCTCGTCCCCGGCGCGGAGGGAGAGCGCGCGATTGCCGAAGCGATCGCCGCACGGCTGCGGCGGACACCGGGCATCGAGGTTGAGCTGCAGGACGCCGGCGACGGCCGTCCAAACGTCATAGCGTCGGTCGGGAACGGGCCGGGGCGGACACTCATGCTCAACGGCCACATCGACACCGTCGGCATCGCCGGGATGGACGACCCGTTCTCCGGCCGCGCCGAGGGCAACCGGCTCTACGGTCGCGGCTCGTCGGACATGAAGGCAGCAATGGCCGCCGCGATGGTACTGCTGGAGGCGATCGCGCGGGCTGATGACTTCCCGGGCCGGCTGATCGTCACCTTCGTGGCGGACGAGGAACATTCCAGCATCGGCACTCAGGCGATCTGTCGAGAGATCGACCGGAGGCGTCCAGACGCCGCGTTGGTGCTGGAGGCGACGGGCCTCGACCTCATCGTCGCTCACAAGGGGTTCGTCTGGGCAACGATCACGACGCACGGCTTCGCGGCCCACGGAAGCCAGTTCGCCCTTGGGGTCGACGCAATCGCCCATATGGGGCGCGTGCTTACCGGGTTGGAGGAGTATGCGCGCGAGCTCATCGCACGGGCGCCACATCCCCTCGTCGGCCCGCCGTCGATGCACGCATCGGTTATCCATGGCGGCCAGGAGCTTTCGTCGTATCCCCACGCCTGTGTGCTGGAGATTGAGCGCCGGACAATCCCGGGCGAAACGCGGGAGAGCGTCGACGAGGAGTTGCGGGCAATTCTCGACCGGCTGGAGGGGGAAGACGAGCAGTTCCGAGCCACACTGGAGATCGGGGTTGTGCGCGATGCCTTCGAGATTACGCCCGACGCCGAGATTGTCACGACAGTATGCCGGGTCGCCGGGGGAAAACGCGGAGTCGCGCCGAAAATCACCGGCGCGGCCGGTTGGATGGATTCGTCTCTGCTGGACCAGGCCGGCGTCCCGGTCGCAGTCTTCGGGCCGGGTGGTGAGGGCGCTCACGGTCTAGTCGAGTGGGCCGATCTCGACGTGCTCGAGACGTTTGCCACGATCCTCAGCCGTGTCTGCTACGACTTCTGCGCGGGCAACTGA
- a CDS encoding ABC transporter permease, giving the protein MARARPLSPVATLGREARASYAFVERNWNLTKRYWGWEIAFLIYSAASSMSIMFIGKAQAAQSTNLLLFLAIGTLVWSYLNSVFMNMAEMIAWERWEGTIEYTMMAPISRLTHMVGQSIFAIVYGIVRTALLLVVLALFFDINLAGSNLPGALLTIVIGSLSFIGFGIIGAVLPLLFPEKGEQMTFIISSILLLVSGVYYPIDVLPGWMQTLSTISPATYVLDAMRAAILDGTSTIDLLPKMIPLLVIGLITVPLGMAIFGYFERYAKRTGRLKRSG; this is encoded by the coding sequence ATGGCACGAGCGCGACCACTCTCACCGGTCGCCACGCTGGGGCGAGAGGCGAGGGCATCCTACGCCTTCGTTGAGCGCAACTGGAATCTGACAAAACGATACTGGGGCTGGGAGATCGCATTTCTGATCTACTCGGCCGCCTCGTCGATGTCGATCATGTTCATCGGCAAGGCACAGGCTGCGCAGAGCACGAACCTGTTGCTCTTTCTGGCGATCGGGACGCTGGTCTGGAGCTACCTGAACTCGGTTTTCATGAACATGGCCGAGATGATCGCCTGGGAGCGTTGGGAGGGGACGATCGAGTACACGATGATGGCGCCGATCAGCCGGTTGACCCATATGGTCGGCCAGTCGATCTTCGCGATCGTCTACGGAATCGTCCGCACGGCTCTGCTGCTGGTCGTGCTGGCTCTGTTCTTCGATATCAACCTGGCCGGCTCCAACCTGCCTGGCGCTCTGCTGACGATCGTGATCGGCAGTCTGTCGTTCATTGGTTTCGGCATTATCGGGGCGGTGTTGCCGCTGCTCTTCCCGGAGAAGGGTGAGCAGATGACATTCATCATCTCGTCGATCCTGCTTCTCGTTTCGGGCGTCTATTACCCGATCGACGTGCTGCCGGGCTGGATGCAGACGTTGTCGACCATCTCGCCGGCCACCTACGTGCTCGACGCGATGCGCGCGGCAATCCTCGACGGAACAAGCACGATCGATCTGCTGCCGAAGATGATCCCGCTGCTCGTCATCGGGCTGATCACTGTCCCGCTCGGCATGGCCATCTTCGGCTACTTCGAACGCTACGCCAAGCGAACCGGACGACTCAAGCGAAGTGGATAA
- the mug gene encoding G/U mismatch-specific DNA glycosylase, producing MSDLPGIVDLLQPGLRVVFCGYNPSLTSGQTGRHYAFPGNRFWRLLEAAAITDRLYRPDEDELLLALGIGFTNIVARPTRRADELTRDEIRDGAAMLREKITRYRPVVMAYTGIGVYRWLRGSSRPTWGVQPEAVVPGTVDLVLPSPSGLNRMTFGELVEHYRQVVPFLER from the coding sequence GTGAGCGACCTGCCAGGTATCGTCGATCTGCTTCAGCCCGGCCTCCGGGTGGTCTTCTGTGGATACAATCCGTCGCTGACATCCGGCCAGACCGGCCGGCATTACGCCTTTCCCGGCAATCGCTTCTGGAGGTTGTTGGAGGCGGCGGCGATTACCGATCGGCTGTATAGGCCGGACGAGGACGAATTGCTGCTGGCGCTCGGCATCGGCTTCACCAACATCGTCGCGAGGCCGACCCGCCGTGCCGACGAGCTGACCCGCGACGAGATTCGAGACGGCGCTGCGATGCTCCGAGAGAAGATCACTCGCTACAGGCCAGTCGTCATGGCCTATACGGGTATCGGCGTATATCGCTGGCTTCGAGGGTCCAGCCGTCCGACATGGGGCGTCCAGCCAGAAGCAGTCGTTCCGGGAACGGTCGACCTGGTGCTACCCTCACCATCAGGCCTCAACCGCATGACATTTGGCGAGCTCGTCGAGCACTACAGGCAGGTCGTCCCGTTCCTCGAGCGTTGA
- a CDS encoding ABC transporter substrate-binding protein, whose product MRDERILESRQIQSLMGGVGTRRSFLKRAVAIGLASPAIAGLLAACGGGSTPATSGSGATAPSPTSAGTGPAAGASPTTGTSGPTSANKEFVVLLTGAVPDVDPQSAYDNAASSLFFGTYEMLIRFDGESTTEFVPMLAKSWEQSADLKEFTFVIDKGIKFHDGSDCDAQSVKDSFYRLLNMARGPVSVISRFVSDADKQITVVDPTTVKFTMNKPEPLFMSAMASEYGPFVMSMKAMAANKTDADPFAHEWFSQNMVGTGPYKVTEAAPQDRFVLDRFDGYHSKAPFFDRLVFRVVAEDATRRQLMESGEAHGVTTLPAEDVVALQTNPATQVVAYDSTRCDWIRMNYVTIADPKVRLALTYAWPFDDVIEFVLKGFGKVQGPIADTVIGFDPKIPVQSTDLDKAKSLLAEAGVKDGETYVFMYAAGSAQIAAMAQLYQASLKKIGINLDIQQVDRGALLDLNYGDKPATDRPHFVSTGWWPDYNDPWSQFYPNFHTKSIGSKGANSSYYSNKDADALMDKLEVSSSIDEIVDLTGKTLQIMMWDDPAGIFYAQIKATTILAHDIRGFVPNGIYINSYNFNEMFREG is encoded by the coding sequence GTGAGAGACGAACGAATTCTCGAATCTCGCCAGATTCAGTCGTTGATGGGCGGCGTGGGAACGCGACGATCGTTCCTGAAGCGCGCGGTCGCAATTGGGCTTGCCTCGCCTGCGATCGCCGGCCTCCTTGCCGCTTGCGGCGGGGGCAGCACGCCAGCTACCAGCGGTAGCGGCGCGACTGCGCCATCTCCGACATCGGCCGGCACCGGGCCGGCCGCCGGCGCGAGCCCGACCACTGGCACGAGCGGCCCCACGAGCGCGAATAAGGAATTCGTTGTGCTGCTGACCGGCGCCGTGCCGGACGTGGACCCACAGTCCGCCTATGACAACGCGGCCAGCTCGCTGTTCTTCGGCACCTACGAGATGTTGATCCGGTTCGACGGCGAGAGCACGACTGAGTTCGTGCCGATGCTGGCGAAAAGCTGGGAGCAGAGCGCGGATCTCAAGGAGTTCACCTTCGTTATCGACAAGGGGATCAAGTTCCATGACGGTTCGGACTGCGACGCGCAGTCAGTCAAGGACTCCTTCTACCGGCTCCTCAACATGGCGCGTGGCCCTGTCAGCGTCATCAGTCGATTCGTGAGTGACGCGGACAAGCAGATCACCGTCGTTGACCCGACGACGGTCAAGTTCACGATGAACAAGCCCGAGCCGCTCTTCATGTCCGCAATGGCATCGGAGTACGGCCCGTTCGTTATGTCGATGAAGGCGATGGCCGCGAACAAGACCGACGCTGATCCCTTCGCCCACGAGTGGTTCAGCCAGAACATGGTCGGGACTGGCCCATACAAGGTGACCGAGGCTGCGCCGCAGGACCGATTCGTCCTCGATCGATTCGACGGCTACCACAGCAAGGCCCCGTTCTTCGATCGGCTCGTCTTCCGCGTGGTCGCTGAGGACGCCACCCGGCGGCAGCTTATGGAGTCTGGTGAGGCACACGGCGTCACCACCCTCCCGGCTGAGGATGTCGTTGCGCTCCAGACGAACCCCGCGACACAGGTCGTGGCGTACGATTCCACCCGCTGCGACTGGATTCGGATGAACTATGTCACGATCGCGGACCCGAAGGTGCGGCTCGCGCTGACCTACGCGTGGCCGTTCGATGACGTGATCGAGTTCGTGCTGAAGGGGTTTGGCAAGGTCCAGGGCCCGATCGCGGACACCGTCATTGGGTTCGATCCGAAGATTCCTGTGCAGTCGACCGACCTGGACAAAGCAAAGAGCCTGCTCGCCGAGGCCGGCGTCAAGGATGGCGAGACGTATGTCTTCATGTACGCGGCAGGGTCTGCGCAGATCGCCGCGATGGCACAGCTCTACCAGGCGAGCCTGAAGAAGATCGGGATCAATCTCGACATTCAGCAGGTCGATCGTGGGGCGCTCCTCGACCTGAACTACGGCGACAAGCCGGCCACGGATCGGCCCCACTTCGTGTCGACCGGCTGGTGGCCGGACTACAACGACCCGTGGAGCCAGTTCTATCCGAACTTCCACACGAAGTCGATTGGCAGCAAGGGCGCGAACTCGTCCTACTACTCGAACAAGGACGCCGATGCGCTGATGGATAAGCTCGAGGTGTCCTCGTCGATCGATGAGATCGTCGACCTCACCGGGAAGACGCTCCAGATTATGATGTGGGACGATCCCGCCGGCATCTTCTATGCGCAGATCAAGGCAACGACGATCCTCGCACACGACATCCGCGGCTTCGTGCCAAACGGTATCTACATCAACTCGTATAACTTCAACGAGATGTTCCGCGAGGGCTAG
- a CDS encoding M48 family metalloprotease: MNSIERRTIRHLLSVSATMLVPFVLIGALIAGWRGAALGIAIGFAIQTLAWALAQPLLLKMMRADVVDMTSHPVLLETVTRLAESAGVARPVVAVSRIRTPNAFAAATPGGGIVGVTTGLLELLPEDQVAAVLAHEIAHLERRDRTSVTIAALLGSIPGVMAAASGSDLLYDRAFRRRIPRAWGGRHLRPVRDAIAFASMPFTALLVRASAEPGDEFHADAEAARLIGDPQPLIAALRKIGALAGRVPAPVNPALCGLMVIHPFGPERLSRLIDTHPTPLERVERLAAIDPAV, translated from the coding sequence ATGAACTCAATCGAACGACGAACGATTCGCCACCTGCTCAGTGTCTCAGCAACGATGCTCGTGCCTTTTGTCCTCATCGGCGCGCTCATCGCGGGCTGGCGCGGCGCAGCGCTGGGCATTGCTATCGGATTCGCAATTCAGACACTCGCCTGGGCGCTGGCACAGCCGCTGCTGCTGAAGATGATGCGCGCCGACGTGGTCGATATGACGAGCCACCCGGTCCTTCTCGAAACTGTCACGCGGCTGGCTGAGTCGGCCGGGGTTGCCCGTCCGGTCGTGGCAGTGTCGCGAATTCGCACCCCGAACGCGTTTGCCGCGGCGACGCCCGGCGGTGGGATCGTCGGTGTAACGACCGGACTCCTCGAGCTGCTGCCAGAGGATCAGGTCGCGGCAGTGCTGGCGCATGAGATCGCCCACCTCGAACGTCGCGACCGAACCAGCGTCACGATCGCGGCGCTGCTCGGATCGATACCCGGCGTGATGGCGGCGGCGAGCGGGTCCGACCTGCTGTACGACCGGGCGTTTCGTCGGCGGATTCCCCGCGCCTGGGGCGGGCGTCATTTGCGCCCGGTCCGCGACGCGATCGCATTCGCCAGCATGCCATTTACCGCGCTGCTGGTTCGCGCCAGCGCGGAGCCGGGCGACGAATTTCACGCCGACGCCGAGGCGGCACGGCTGATCGGTGACCCGCAACCGCTCATCGCGGCGCTGCGGAAGATCGGCGCGCTGGCCGGCCGCGTGCCAGCGCCAGTCAATCCGGCGCTCTGCGGGCTGATGGTCATCCATCCGTTCGGGCCAGAGCGGTTGAGCCGTCTGATCGACACCCACCCGACGCCTCTCGAGCGCGTCGAGCGGCTTGCCGCGATCGACCCCGCTGTGTGA
- a CDS encoding ABC transporter ATP-binding protein, whose translation MSPQIIDPMAERMPASDTRLNLVVDRSGLPAVPDHGPAVVIEHASKVFSKKRRRTLPFRKPNAEPAKVTRALDDISFEVRRNEIFGILGANGSGKSTLIRLMSTLLIADSGQISVFGYDVREHEMQVKRLINRVSVEASFFKKLSPMENLLYAMRLYGRTGENLKAEITSILGGLGVKPDRVNAPLEQMSRGMQQKVAIARAFLTSPVLLLLDEPTTGLDPRSKKDVQRFVHELRDRHDATIVICSHDMDEAEALCDRIAIMDNGQLIAIGTVAELKQLVSERDEVINPSLEDVFIALTGRDLREDHSEDDKPAEAA comes from the coding sequence ATGTCACCTCAGATTATTGATCCGATGGCCGAGCGGATGCCGGCGAGTGACACCAGACTCAACCTCGTTGTTGACCGCTCGGGGCTGCCGGCCGTGCCGGACCACGGTCCGGCAGTCGTCATCGAGCACGCGTCGAAGGTGTTCTCGAAGAAGAGGCGGCGCACACTGCCGTTTCGAAAGCCGAACGCCGAACCAGCAAAGGTTACCCGGGCACTGGATGACATCAGCTTCGAGGTTCGGCGAAACGAGATCTTCGGCATCCTCGGCGCGAACGGCTCCGGAAAGTCGACGCTCATCCGTTTGATGTCGACCCTGCTGATCGCGGACTCGGGACAGATCAGCGTATTCGGGTACGACGTGCGCGAGCACGAGATGCAGGTGAAACGGCTGATCAACCGAGTGTCAGTCGAGGCGTCGTTCTTCAAGAAGCTGTCGCCAATGGAGAACCTGCTGTATGCAATGCGGCTGTACGGTCGCACCGGGGAGAACCTGAAGGCTGAGATCACGTCGATCCTCGGTGGGTTGGGAGTGAAGCCGGACCGGGTGAACGCGCCACTGGAGCAGATGTCACGCGGGATGCAGCAGAAGGTGGCAATCGCGCGGGCTTTCCTGACCTCTCCGGTGTTGCTACTACTCGACGAGCCGACGACCGGGCTGGACCCGCGCTCGAAGAAGGACGTCCAGAGATTCGTCCACGAGCTGCGCGACCGGCATGACGCGACGATTGTGATCTGTAGCCACGATATGGACGAGGCCGAAGCGCTTTGTGACCGGATCGCGATCATGGACAACGGACAACTGATCGCGATCGGCACTGTCGCGGAGCTGAAGCAGCTGGTCAGCGAGCGCGACGAGGTCATCAACCCATCACTGGAAGACGTATTCATCGCACTAACCGGCCGCGATCTCCGCGAGGACCACAGCGAGGACGACAAGCCGGCCGAGGCGGCCTGA
- the nikC gene encoding nickel transporter permease translates to MTDVDAQAAETNIGDLRQQSTLKYQSRSGLRYFLRRFAGETPLNVLALGIITVFIFLSIFGRLLAPYDPIVPDIANKLAPPSAAHWLGTDELGRDILSRVLTGTRISLGIATMILSIAITAGVLIGAVAGYVGGWVDEVLMRITDIFLAFPALILAMGIAASLGRDLKNVIIALTLVYWPWYARLIRGQVLMIRERDFVEAAHAIGMRPSRVLLRHILPNTMAPIIVQATVDVGYAVLATAGLSFIGLGAQPPSPEWGTMIAGARAYFRVAWWYMTFPGIALTLTVIGFNLLGDGLRDYFDPRTRVR, encoded by the coding sequence ATGACAGACGTGGACGCGCAAGCTGCCGAAACCAACATCGGGGACCTTCGTCAGCAGTCGACCCTCAAGTATCAGTCACGCTCGGGGCTACGCTACTTTCTCCGTCGGTTCGCGGGCGAGACCCCGTTGAATGTCCTTGCCCTCGGCATCATCACGGTATTCATCTTCCTGTCCATCTTCGGTCGCCTGCTTGCGCCATATGACCCGATCGTTCCGGACATCGCCAACAAGTTGGCGCCACCATCAGCAGCGCATTGGCTCGGCACCGACGAGCTAGGCCGCGACATTCTGAGTCGCGTGCTGACCGGGACGCGCATCTCACTCGGCATCGCCACCATGATCCTCTCGATTGCGATCACCGCCGGCGTTCTCATCGGCGCGGTTGCCGGCTACGTCGGTGGTTGGGTCGACGAGGTGTTGATGCGGATTACCGATATCTTTCTGGCGTTTCCAGCGCTGATCCTGGCGATGGGCATCGCGGCATCGCTCGGCCGCGACCTTAAGAATGTGATCATTGCGCTGACGCTCGTCTACTGGCCATGGTATGCCCGCCTGATTCGCGGACAGGTGTTGATGATCCGCGAGCGTGATTTCGTCGAGGCAGCGCACGCGATCGGCATGCGCCCGAGTCGCGTCCTGCTCCGCCACATACTTCCGAACACGATGGCGCCGATCATTGTTCAAGCCACCGTCGATGTTGGCTACGCAGTGCTTGCGACTGCGGGGCTCTCATTCATCGGGCTTGGCGCGCAACCCCCATCACCGGAATGGGGGACGATGATTGCCGGCGCTCGCGCCTACTTCCGCGTTGCCTGGTGGTATATGACGTTCCCCGGCATCGCGCTCACCCTGACGGTGATCGGCTTCAACCTCCTCGGTGACGGGTTGCGTGATTACTTCGATCCCCGAACCCGCGTCAGATAA